ATGCCCAGCGAGCTGGCGATACGAATCGCTTCGTTGAGCTGGTTGATGCGGTTATCACGGCGAGTCTTCAATTGCTGACGCAGCGCGGAAAGCTCATCGTTCAACTGAGCGCGTTTGAGCGCGTCTGCCTCGCTGAGCTTGGCAATCTTGATCTCTTTGCTCGCCTCGTAGTTGGCGCGGGCGGCGGCCATGTTCTTTTCCAGCTGGCTCAGGCGGTTGCCGATCAGGGTGTCGAGGTCCGCAGCGATCTGCTTGCGCACGCTATCGAGCGAGTACTGAACGAACCCATTGACCACTTGCACGCCATTGATGCCTTCCGGATAGGTCAGCTGGATACCTACGAAAGGGGTTGTGCTCTCGGCTTTTTTTGGGTCGGGCTGTACGAGCTTGAAGGCTTCATCATTGAAGGTTTCAAACGTTTGCTCGAGACTCCGACCTGGCTGAGCAAGCTCAGCGAAAAGCGGCTGGTTGTCACGGAAGAAACTCAGGCGGTTTTCATAGGAATCCAGTGCTGCGGCCACCTGTGTCAATGCTTGCTTGGGTGACAACTTATAGATGCCCAGATGGTTGAGCTCATCGAGATCCTTGATCGCAGCAGGACGCAGCACGCTTTGCACGGTGTAATAAGGCGTAGCGAGCAACGCGTAGGCAATTCCGATAAGGCCGGCGAAAACAGTGACCGCAACGATTAGCGTTTTTTGCTTCCATAGCACGCTGAAAAGTTGCAATAAATCAATTTCGTTAGAGCTCACCGGAGTGAGAGCTTCGGGAGAGGCTACAGCGTTCACGTCGAATTCCATCTCGTGTTGGAGCGCAGCTGAATGCGGCGCCGGGGTCGGCTACCACAAAAAAAGCGAAAAGTTCCGTCACCATTTTTGCGGGCCGCTATTTTGCCACCTAGTGCACAAAAAACAAGCGGAGCGACTGAGATAGACGTGCTGTCAAATGCCACACCCGACCAGCGGCTCCCCTTGCCAGATCGAGCTGTTCTTGAAAGCTGCATTCGCTGCGGGGCGCGCCTTTCGCAATGCGGATTCGTACGGACTGCGGGTAGGCGCAGAGGGCCAGCCTCGGCGCGAAGCTTTAGGGCGGCAGGCCTGCAGCCTGTATTCGCCGCGGGGGCGCGGCTCCTACAAAGACGGTTGGTGCGGGCTGTCGGTATGTAAGCGAGGCCCGCCTTGGAGCGAAGCTTGGATGGGTCAGGTAAGCCGCATTCGCCGCGAGGGCGCACTCCCAACAGAAGAGCACCCGGCCCAGGGATTGGCTTTGGCTATCGGTAAATCGGCTGTGGATCGGAGCTGCGGTTTACCAGACTGCGAATCAGCGCGATAAAGACGCCGAGCATTGCACCCAGTACGAGTCCAAGAGCCAAGATCATCGCCTTCTTGGGTTTAACAGCATTGTTCGATTGCAACGCCGGCTGATCGAGCCGCACCAACCGCAGACGCTCGGTATCGAGCTTGATAGCCTTCAAACGAGCGGCTTCTTCTCGCAGTTCTGCCAGGTTGGTGAGGTAGAGATCCTCACTTTCGCGTTCTTTCAGGATTTCCACTTCTCGATTGTTTTCCAGCATCGCCAGCTCTGACTGGATTTCAGCGATACGAGGCTCAATAAAGTCGTCGGATTTGCGGTTGGCCAGCGCGTCCCGCTCAGCCATCAACGCTTCGGTGCCCATGAAATACAACGGCATTTCCTGATTGGTCACCTCAGTCCGAATGACCTGCGCGCCACCGCGGGGGGCCTCAGCCATGGCTGACGGCGTCGTTGGTGTACGGATCCCTAGCGACTCGGCAATGGAAATGGCCTCGCTCAGCTCCTGGATACGGTTGGTGCGGCGCGTTTTCAACTCCTCGCGCAATGCCTTGAGTTCGTCCTGTAGCTGGGCACGCTTGAGGGCGCTTTCTTCGAGGAGCGTGGCGATCTTCGCTTCCTTGGAGGCGTTGTAGTTCGCGCGCTGCGCCTCCATGTTCGTCTCCAGACTGGCCAATCGGTTGCCGATCAGGCTATCCAGATCCTCGGCGATTTCGCGACGCTCCAGTTCCAGTACGTAGGCAACGAATTCATTTACAACCGAGGCTCCTTCCATCCCTTTCGGATAGGTGAGCTTAAGGCCTACGAACGCACTGCGGTTATCGGTGCGCTTGGGGTCCGGGAATAGCATTTCGAAGGCTTTTTCATTGAATTCGGCGAAGGTCTGCTCAAGTGAATCACCTTGCTTGGGAATATTCTGAAAAAGCTCCTGATGGCTCAGGAAAAACTCCAACCGGTTGTCGTAGGACGAAAGACCGC
This DNA window, taken from Stutzerimonas stutzeri, encodes the following:
- a CDS encoding Wzz/FepE/Etk N-terminal domain-containing protein, with amino-acid sequence MNAVASPEALTPVSSNEIDLLQLFSVLWKQKTLIVAVTVFAGLIGIAYALLATPYYTVQSVLRPAAIKDLDELNHLGIYKLSPKQALTQVAAALDSYENRLSFFRDNQPLFAELAQPGRSLEQTFETFNDEAFKLVQPDPKKAESTTPFVGIQLTYPEGINGVQVVNGFVQYSLDSVRKQIAADLDTLIGNRLSQLEKNMAAARANYEASKEIKIAKLSEADALKRAQLNDELSALRQQLKTRRDNRINQLNEAIRIASSLGITKPTTPSSLGAAEITSQGSVIRTEVNNQQIPLYFMGSDALEAERKALLARRSDDFTEPRIAQIARELKLLEHNRQIETLNSRENEDLFLKDLAGWREEAARLRALHLDTNALELVSVDQSAVAPTRPIKPKKVLIVALALVLGGMLGLFIALVRNLRRPAVQI
- a CDS encoding Wzz/FepE/Etk N-terminal domain-containing protein, which translates into the protein MKRIHNKELGKTVQHQTSTPEEIDLVELFRALWQQKLLIVGVTLIVALIAAAYAFLATPYYETKTYLRPVPHSSLDQLNETGLYKLSPEEAINRVASGLSSYDNRLEFFLSHQELFQNIPKQGDSLEQTFAEFNEKAFEMLFPDPKRTDNRSAFVGLKLTYPKGMEGASVVNEFVAYVLELERREIAEDLDSLIGNRLASLETNMEAQRANYNASKEAKIATLLEESALKRAQLQDELKALREELKTRRTNRIQELSEAISIAESLGIRTPTTPSAMAEAPRGGAQVIRTEVTNQEMPLYFMGTEALMAERDALANRKSDDFIEPRIAEIQSELAMLENNREVEILKERESEDLYLTNLAELREEAARLKAIKLDTERLRLVRLDQPALQSNNAVKPKKAMILALGLVLGAMLGVFIALIRSLVNRSSDPQPIYR